The sequence CCACCGTACCTTACCTTCTAGAAGTTATTATCAAAGATTAAAATGTAACAACTAACATCCCATGTGGTGTTTTAGTATAGGGCCTAGCCTCTTTCACAACAGCATAAAATGCAACATCAAAATTGTTAGAAACAATTATTttgataatgataataatatcgAAGATacttttaaataattttgaagACCCTATTTTACTTGTGATTTACAGAAgttttgagaataagacaaaGGAAAATCGAAAAAATGTTATAAGTTTTAAACACatctatagaggtgtcatttagacagTCCCTCTAATAAATATGTTGAGCTGACTTTAGAATTACATATAGTATTCAATTTAATAACTCCTGTATTAGATGGACCATCTCCAATTTACTCACGTGGCAAGTTCAAGTCAAATATCAACTACCCTACATGTTTGCCATAACCTTTTTAAAAATTGTTTATAATACAAAATTGTGAACCAAGTGGTTTGACATGCTGCAAATAGTATGAAAGAAAAAGTCAAGTACATGATAGTAATCACAAGCTACAGTTTGATCATAAAACTTGATTGTGGTTCATTCAAAAGGTATCATATATATCCAATGGTCTGATTTCATTTTGTCCCTCTCCCcaatctcctctcttcttcacacaaaaaaaaaatgttaaggaAAGACTTCCTTGACAAGTCAATATGGTTAACCTTGTTacataaaaaatacataattaaatAGAGATGAAATTTATGATCAAGTAGACCCCAAGGTATTTTGCTGATATCTCAAGAAAAAGCCCAAAACACAGTTAaccaaatggaaaaataaaactttgaaaATCTAATGAAAGAATAAATTTCCATATAAACAAATGGATAGCTGAAAATATAAGAGAATTTCCAAATTAAATCAGAGGTATTGAATTGAATAAGTCTTAAATTTAATATCTACCTAACTTAaatcatgtccaagatccacatggTCATCAAAATTATCATATCACCCTTAATTTCAAGTGGTAAAACTTGCTATTGGTCTAGAGATGCCCTATGCACTTGCTGATCTAGAAGAACTTTTGcctttataatttctttttcttttaggttTTACTATTTTAGTGGGTGCCATCTCATGTTGGGATGTTAGGGATGAACTATCAGCTCCATGCCTGACAATGACTGTTTATCAAGCAAAAAATCTAACAATAATGCCTAAAATAACATTCAAGGAATTAATCATTAAGGTTATTTTGTCAGTTTGAATATTTGGTGGCATAAAAACTACGAGGGAGTCTGGACAAAACGGTTTGGGAGTTTATTCTGAGAGTGTTGGTTATTTTTGCcatattgtattatttattgtccAAAACTTTATATACATGTTGTCTATATAATCATCTAATCATATTGAATTTCAATGAAATCCATCATCATTCATATCAAAATAATGCCTAGCTAGAGTACCTCGTATAACACGCATGGGTTGTATATGATTAAGATAGATCactaaatttgaaatttagCTTATCTAAGGTATCTCCTATCTATCCAATGGCTAGCTTGGATAAGTAAATCATCAATTCTTATGGCAGAAATAGTAACAGTCTAGGAATTCCCTCTCATATGGTCGATGTAGGTTTAAATTTCcaagtgaagaaaaagaaattacataaaTCATTGTCAATTTTAAGGATCCCTTTTTCTCATATCATCAGCTCATACCATACTGTGTAGACATGAAATATACCAGATATTATCCAATCAGGCCTCTATCATtctaaagaaagagaagagtgaATGTGTTGGACAACTATTAGGTATTGGGTTCGAAGTTTCATTATTTCTTGGTTTTTCACTCTTGGACTATGCTtctaatttaaaatatataaagaaaataaaaggaattaTAGAGAATCACCCCAAGAGAGAGTAGAgagataaaacaaagaaaataaaaggtttcATAAAGAAGCCGGATCTGAAGATCCAAGAAGATACAATATGATGAGTCTTAGCATAATCTAAATCTGAGGCATGCAGATGGTTGACCTTAGTCTTGATCTCAAATTTATTGAAATCCAAATCTGATTGTAGGCATGACATGAAGAAGTTCACCTACGCATATTTTTTTCCCaccatatatgatatattgaaACACAAAAAGCCATTTTATGTGCAAAAATTTCTGCATAATCTACTTCTATTCActttcaaaggaagaaaggGGATAGTGAGAAGGCTGGTATTTATAAAGAACCCTTCCAAATACATGAAGAGAAAGAACAATaacgaaaataaataaatgaatgatCAATATCATTGTAATCACAGTTTTGATAATCTCATCTCTATGGTGCATGTCTTCCAATGGGCAACAATTTATTGCCATCCTCCTAATGAGTATTATTGTAATCTGCCGATAACAACTGATGGTCTCTTgagatttccaattaggtggaAATAgtctttaaaatatatatataaaaaaaaaaaaaaccaaatttgtTCTCTCATGATCCATTGTTCTAGGGACCCCAACCTCCTCTGTGGTCCATTCTACTAACCCGGTTTGGCATCCGGTCCGGTCCGACTATTAGAACTAATATTTCTACTGATTAATCAACTCTATTGTTGTTACTATAAAAACATTACATCGGTTGTTCATGATATTGTAGTGCATTATTGATACATGAGacatatatatagagagaggaaAGGTTAGAATTAGTGTGTGGCATCAAACCCTATTAATTAAAAGCCCAATTCATCGTAATCATGTGCCATTCAGAACATTGGAGAAAAGCTCATTCTTCcaaagatttgaggttttttgtCATTGGTGATCTTCATTGAATTCTAGTGACTAGGAGGATGGAATATAAAACAAGTGCAAGAGACCCTGGTTTTTGGACTTGCAATGTAATTAAAGGGACATGAGATCTCTAAATGATCCCCCAAATAAAGGCCAAAATAGGGTTTTAAGTCTTCTCATTTGAAGCAAAGTCATTTAGATCACATGGGAAAGGGTCACGTGCTACACAATCCTAGGCTTATCTTCTATACTCTTAATTATATTTAATCACTAAAtacaaaataaggaaagaaagggaagcTTGGATGGAGTTTCCCAAGATATTGTATTTCATGGGTCTTATGTTATCGAGGTGCTCATCCCATTTAATTTACCTCCAAATTAGGGTTTAAAATACATTGGGAAGATGCCCATCACATTATGCATATTCgtatttatagtttttaagGTTTAGCTCATTTAAGCCTACATTACTAAGCTCTTGGGTTTTCCCTCTAGAAGATAGAAAAATTttattaagagaagaaaaaaaatgaaaaaataaaaataaaaaatgaatgagatacttccaccttcgacattgtcATCAATAGAAGATCTCAATCGCTAACATCGAAAATGGAAGCTCTTAGGTTTTCTTGGTCACTGATTAGGTTCCCATAAATGAGACCTTGTATTTCCAAATAAATCTTGGCAAATAGCAATCTTTCAAAAGATGGTTTAGCttaaatatatatgtggaacacatcctttgacCTTGCTGCTATAGGTCTCAAATAGTGTCATTTGAAGCATATGACAGATGGCAAATGAATCATAATCGTCCATGTAAGGTCCTACGAACGGTCACGATAGGCGTTACTTGGACGATGCCGGGAGGTGGTGATGTCATTGGATCAAATGCTTAGATAATGCTTGCGTGTAAACTAATATATATAGTCGTCACAAGACAAGGACAAAGGGGCGTTAAACATGACTTTAAGCTCAGGGATTTGATTAATAAAATGAAGAATCCATTGTCAGCAACAAGAGGGTTGTTATTATAATGTGGCTATGGATCATGACTCAAACTAATGTATTTGTTAATTTAATATAATGGGTCTGCATCACATGGAAGCTGATGCTTGTGATTCTtgggggagggaaggagggGACTTAATTGTGTGGAGGAGACCCAAGTTTTGAAGGGTTTGTTACACAAGGAGAATCCCAGTGTAATTTGTTTTCTAATGAGAGATTGAGTTACTTGTCATGCAGGAACGTGGGAGAAGTGATATATGTTTGGAAGGCAATCAATGATTTACATGACTAAACACTTGGATTCTAAGGTTTGGACCACCCTAGCCTTGATGATCCATAAAGAGCAAATTAGAGGGTTCAAATGAGTCAGTTCTTAAAGTAAGAGAATGAGGATTAACAATACTAGCTTGATAgattaattatattattatatcaCTAGTCATGAGTCCCATGACCAAGCATTAATATCAATTCTCCTATAAATTTGTTCAGAGCTTCATGAGTATTAATTAGGGAGGAGTAGATATTAACgtgtgaatgtgtgtgtgtgagagagagagagagagagatcaaagtGGAGGACTGTCAAAGTGGAAGACTGTGGATGGACAAAGATGAAGTGAGGAAGCAACAATGGTCATTTGATGTATTCCAGACCAAAAACttgaagtggagagagagagagagagagttaagtCATAGAAGATTCTCAAAAGGTCCCATCAATCAAGAGAAGAGGTCGGTGATTCCCCAAtgaacttgaatcactcaaaacACTGAACGCTAATGAACAAACCCACCTCTCCCTCCCCCACACCAACAACccttttcctcctctctctcccttccctaATAATTAATCCAAGAAATGCCAGAAACACTTTTCTCCAATAAATTATTCCAAGAAATGCCAAAACACATTTccccaataaataaatcccaaaaagccaaaaacccTTTACAAGATAAGGGTTAACAACTCATTAGTTCCAATAATTTGAAACATTTAGGTCCCTAAACAGATGggtagaaagagagagagagaggaagaaccCTGATTTTGAAACAATTCCATGAATTAATGATACTAAAGTTCATGTCATCGTACATTTTTCACACTCAACCCtacaaacaaaagaaacacttttttttagCCCCAAAAATGCTCAAAACCTAAAACTAAAAGAGCCCTCACATTCCTAATTTATTTAGACTTCTAAAACTAACCTTTTTGTCTTTGTTCATGCCGAAAAACTCAAAAGACACATATTAATTGCCTAAGTCTAatcataatttcttttttcaaacCTTAACATCCCACAAGTCCATAACTAATACGTTTAATTATCAAGAACCTAATTTGAACTCTCCAAAACTGGCCTATTTTTAATGCATGATACTACCTAGGTTATCTACAAAGCCACAAAAGAAACCTAATCACTTTGAACCTCCTTCAATTGGAAAATAACCTTAAAACAATCAGAAAATTGTCCAATATATAGTCACAACTAATTGGTGTGTCACAGGGATTTGTGAAATggttaaaggaaagaaaagaaagtctcTACCCCAAGTAGTGCAAGACTTGTGCTATGGCAAGTGAAGTCAGCCCTGGAATCAGGTTGACTTTagttatgggaaaaaaaatcacaagCATGTCTTTTATATCTTGGTACTGCAACTTCTTTTTAATACTCTCTAAGGATCTCTCANNNNNNNNNNNNNNNNNNNNNNNNNNNNNNNNNNNNNNNNNcaaataaaaaaaaaaaaaaaaaaagtgaattacTTAAACACTATAaggttaatatatattttttaagaagGGGTCGGGGGAGGAGATAGAActtgaaagaattaaaaataaaatataaaaaaatgaacaacgGTTCAAATGATGCTGTATAGAAGTGTTTCAGTAttggtttatttcattaaaaaaaaaaaaaaaatgaaaccgtGACTCACTTAAACTCTAGCAAGGGttattagaaaattaaaaaagggagaaagataGAATCTGTAAGAGCAACTTGCCATGAATTGAAACGACTACCCAGTTACGCTCCAGCCGAGAAATGCGGCTACTTGCCACCTTCTTTTCAATTCTATAATTCTCAATACCTATTTTAAAAACCATATTTTGGAAAGCTTGTGTCATTGAGAGAGAGGTTTCAATACTAGAAATaaaatagacaaaaaaaaaaaccccaagaaaaaaataaatggaagGAAAAACACTATTTTTGTAGAGAGATTTGAACCCATTTGATGCAAAATGGTAAACCCACCCAACTCAAGATTccatctctctctgtgtgtgtgtgtgtgtgtgaacaAGAGAGATTATGTATGAAAAGTAAGCGTAAGAAGattataagaagaagaaaacctctctctctctctctctctctctctctctctctctctctctctctctctctcatgtagtCTAAGGACTGATTCCTTCGTTTTTGAGAACAAAATCAATCTCAACTATCCCAACCTGTTTgcgtttttcttttttttgcttccCCAGCAAGACCCTTCTTCCCAACTGTGATTTCCAGCTAAATCAATCACCAAAAGTTCACTATAAGTTCATGTTCTTTTGACGATTCTAGGGTTCAAAAAAACCGATCAAGCTAGAGTCAAAATGAAATTAGATTCCTTCTACTTATAGTTCTTTTATCTATAAATATGTGTAGTTTATCTTGGCAAAGGATGGAGAATTATCAAGGAGATTTAGCAGATATAGTTCGTGCAGGTGCCGGCAGCTCAGGAAGTAGTACTAACAACCCGATTTCAGACTGGCAATTCCCTACAGAACCCACAAATTTTCAGTCATCGCCGACGCTGGAAGAACAACTCACCGATGATTTTGGTGATCCATTTTCTAGTTCACGAGATCCATTGCTGCACGAACTAGGAATTTCAGGTTCAAGCTTCTTTGATCACTCGAATTCTAATACTGGCCTGGTTAAGATGAATGTTCATCAAGAGAGTCATAGTGTTACTAGTAGTCTTCTTGCTCAGAAGATTttggatgaagagatgaggccTTGCAATATCCTCTCAAGGATGCTTCAGATCTCATCAAACACAAAGATTCCAGTTTCGCCCGGCAACATATCGACGATGGTGACTTCGTCACCTAGGGGAATTAAGAGTTCTTCTTTAGTTGCTGGTGATATACTCAGGGTTAACAGCTCTACAGGTGGTTCATTAGAGAATGGTGGGGTGCAGATCTCTTCACCACGAAATCCCGGTATCAAGAGAAGGTaagaactatttttttttttcctgatcaaAACATTGACAGTAGAATTAGATTTCTATGATCTATGAATTatgatcaccataattaatagATGATCAATTTTATATGTTATACTAAGTTAAAAAACATAGTATTTTTAAGGTCAGTTTCAAGAATAATGCATAACTCTTATAATCTTAAAGTtgtattattatttattcttaATTTGTCTTCAgttaagcccagttcatgtcgTGGAACTAAGAGCTTGAGTTTTGTggggatgaagaagaaaaatgacacATCCTATCTGATTTGATGGAAGAATTATCAGAAACTCAATTAAGATGATGTCCCTTGCTGTCATATGGTCTAAATAAAGGCTTTTTCATTTAGGTGTCACAATAAAAATCATAGACATAGTTATCATATTATAATTGTCTGAAACTTTTGTTGCCAAACTCACCTTTTGTTTGATTGAAGTTGCCAAGCTGACTGAAAGGATCAATTTCTTGTCACTGAAATCAACCTCAACTATCACACACTTTTATCTTTTCTCAACAAGAACAAAAGCACAGTACTTACTATTTTCCCACTGAAAGAGAATTTTTCCTCTTTGAAGTtgtgtttcttttttgggtaagcTCTCTTTGAAGTGGTTGTGCCACATGAAACTCTCACTACAAATGATATTATCTAATTTGCTTAGGAGTTTTAGAGGGAGATTGAGCTTTCCCTTTTGAATGAATCTTCAGTTATTCTCAAAAGAAATATAGATTGAGAGTATACATTCATTagaactttttcttcttcttcttcttcttctttttttttttctttgttgattgaagaaaaaaactccaattttgaaatttttgttcaGAAAGAGCCAGGCAAAGAAGGTAGTTTGCATCCCAGCACCAGCAGCTGGAAACAGCAGACCTACTGGAGAAGTAGTGCCATCAGATCTCTGGGCATGGAGAAAGTATGGTCAGAAACCCATCAAAGGTTCTCCTTATCCAAGGTaacatccaaattttttttatcaagattAGAAATGCCAGTTAAGAAAATTCAGAATACTTTTTTGATAGTTAAACACTCTTATTTATCAAGAGAGCCAAATAGTGCAAACTATATATGGTCCATTATCCAACAAGATGTGGTTTTCTATAATCAATAACATGTAACATTAAGGAAGTTCATTGGTTGTTAGATACTAATCCAGTGAATATGCTCCATGGTCAGGAATGCGAGGGGAGTTTAATCCCACATTGGTTGGGTATTGTACAACAGTTTGACTTATGACCTTGAGAAGGGCCTCGACCTCGGCCTCTCCACCCTAAAGCTCGGGCTTTTGGGTTAGACGCCATTAGATACCCATATAGGTTCTGGGTTTTGATAAGTTTAATTGttagttgattttttatgagtgTAGATTTTGCATTACAATAGATTCATATATGTTTCATATTATGGGATGTTCAATTCTGTTGTTAATCTGTGATTTTTAAACCACCCAGGGGCTACTATAGGTGCAGCAGTTCTAAAGGTTGTTCTGCGAGGAAACAAGTTGAGAGGAGTCGAACTGATCCAAACATGTTGGTCATTACCTACACTTCTGAACATAATCATCCATGGCCAACCCAGAGAAATGCTCTTGCAGGCTCTACCAGGTCTCAGCCTACAAAGAATAGTGCAGCTTCAAAAAGCTCACCATCCTCACAAACCCCAAAATCCACCAATTTGAAGGAAGAACAGAAAGAAAACAATACTGATAGTGTGCCATTGCCACACATTGTTCCCGGGGGATCAGCTGCCTCCATGGCTGTTAAGGAGGAAGAGACTGAATCAGATAAGGCAGTAGAAATGATGGATGACAGTGAGTTCAATCAAGGTCTCCATCAGAGTTACAGGCCAGCCCCACCAGACTCCAATCAGTCTGATGACTTCTTTGCAGATTTGGCAGAATTAGAGCCAGACCCTCTAAATCTCTTGCTTTCTCAAGGATTCAGTGCAGGGAAAATGgatgaaggaagagaaaacAAGGCCTTAGATCCCTTCAGCCTCTTTGATTGGACAGGAAACAACTGATAATTAGATAATATAGGAGGGGTTTATGGCAAGACCTTGAAACAAAACTACTAAACCTAATTGCACTCATGGTGCAATTTCACTTCAAGGTCTGGTTATAAACCTTAAAATCCAGtttgatatgatatgatatgatatgatatgagaAGGAATTCTACTTTTTTTACTTCTTGTTATTTACCAGAACAGTCTGCAGATTAGAGAAAGAGAATAGAGTGTTGGTTGATTGGAAACAGACCCATGAGACTCACATTCTTTGGAATATTGGTGGATGGGACAGAAAGTTGAGGAACAGAAGCTCTCAACAGTTAAATCAAGTACAGGTTTCAGACATGACTGAAAAGCCTTGCAAGGGAGTTGATATAAGATGGGAccttttgtttcctttctcttACTTATCTTTCCAAGTGGGGAAAATAATTCAAGCAACAGTTTGTTTCGTGGGTACTCCttaaaaagaatagaaaacccATGATTTTCTTGCTTTGAtcatgagaaaaaaatgaaagattacaagaaagaaaagaaaagagagctggaggggagaaaaaggaaaagcttGACTTATCTTATCAGTCCTTTAAAGAGAagtgaagaggagagaaagagaatacaAGGTTTTGTGTTCCACAGCTTTCTGTTCTTGAATCCCCTTTTCTCCAAATTATATGTTTTGGAGGTTTACATTAAAGTGTATCAGCTATTATAGATTGCTTGTGAGAACAATACTTTATTTTTCAACTAATTAATTTTCTATCCTTTGTCTCTTTTCTCTATTCTCTAGTTCATCATGGTTTgaattataagaaaaaagattTCGTTTTAATTTTACACATTCATTACTCTAAGAACACATTGTTGAAGCAAATGTTTCAACTTGCAATGAAATCTCTTGCCTGTGCTGATGATGTTAATTAATAACCTGCATGTTAATGGCTTTATAATGAGACGACTTGCTTGATCTAGATCTGAGGAGCCAAGTCAATAGGATACATTAATAACAAataatggtggtggtgatgataaCAAAGATGTTCAATTTCATTAAAGCTCTAAAATATATggtaccatttttcttttttgagccAGTCACTCTTGATTGAATATGAAGAGACAATGTGGATGAACAACCTCGAAAATACTTTGAACATATCTTATTCTTAGAAATCTTGTATCTTTGGGTTGTTGTCGCAATTTTGATTGGCATCTTTGTCTTATAatgttctttctatttttttctccttttgggtttaatatatttatttattcacccggaaaaaaaaatgtggatgaATAGCAATCAGCTGTAATCCCAGATCAAATCTCACTAAGCTTCCACTGGAAATATAAAATTAACCCTTTTTATAGGTAATATAATGACTTTTCATTGATATGACAAAGAATTACAATCTATGATAAATACACTAGTGATCAACATtaattacacacacacacacacatatatatatatatatatatcaaatgtaGAGTCTTATATGATTCTACTAGTAAACTAATAAGGCTCCATTTTCATTTCTAGCCACAAATGCATTTTAGagagtaatttttttcttaaaatcatcAACCCACTTTGATAAATTTTCCTACCACTTGAACAAAAATGAACAGTCTAAAGTTCTCTTCAAATGggttttcttatttgattgatGGGGAAAGGTCACTAAATTTTTGAACTTTTGGGCATTATAGTTTATGGATCAAACTGTAGTCATGACTATAAAAAGACTAGAACGGTTAATTGAAACCATGCAGAAAAGCTTCATCAGGACCCTTTAATTACTCTTCTTTCCTTGAATGATGTTATGGGTATTGTTGTCGTCTTATCCTTCATACATGAATTTGAAAGATCACTTGTATTTTGGTCAAATGCTAAATAAttcacaagaagatttttctgaaatggTCAAGAAAAAAAGTCACCTAACTTGCTGAGGAAACTCTCTAATGACAAAGTAGCTAGTGGATGATACGATTAGTATATGGTCCCTTGCTTATGTTATCTTCCAATCTAAGAACAGTATATTAATTAGTACATTCTTGCTTGCTGAGTTGGTGAGGCATTTATATTTATTCCATCAATTTAATTATATTCTGTATATTAGTACATTCTTGCTTGCTGAGTTGGTGAGGCATTTATACTTATTCCATCAATTTAAttatattctaccaaaaaaaaattattttaatttaattatacATACATAGTATAATGCAGTTTTCTTGAGTCACTATAAAATAAACACATTTTTCACGCATGAGACAACTAACTAATAAGAAGCTAACTAGGCAGCTGATGAGGTTGTGGTGTGATAAGCTCGCTCACCAAGAGCTCTCGAGTTCAAGTCTCCTATAGTTGTTATCTTCCCCCTCCCTCTTCTGTAGTGtatccaattaaaaaaaaaaaatgtaataagaAGCAAATATATATTGGACTATATTAGAATTCCTTTTTAGTATCAGCATGCAATACACAATATCTATCTATGTGGGTTAATATGAGTGTCAATATATGTCAAAATAGACCTCTCAGAGATgataaaccattaaccctaatttatttttcttatataaatatcaaaaataatatattaaaatatctAAATTAGTATTAATTAGGAAAAAAGTTTGAAATCTTTTTAACATATACTTCaagaaaattcaatttaattaaTCATACAATATTGTATGCTATGCATGTTAAAGCCTCTAATTAAGGTCAAGAGCTTCTCAAAGTTGAGTAGAGTTGAACCCACAATCACAATAAGGAtccaaaaaattccattatagttttttttttggttggaattTGTGTTTGGCTGCCTTCAAAGAAAAGTGATCCCATGAGAATTACAGGAAGGTGTTTCATTGTGACCAGACACTGTAGAGAaaatcccttttctttctttatttcctcCCACACACATCTTTCATGGAAAGCAAACCAAACACGGCTAAAAAGGATAACTTTGCTGGAGTGTTAGGTTAGTTAGGCATCTAGTCTCCCAATGGACTAGATCTTACCATTCTTCAAGAACTTGTCACTTGTAGTGTCGCCTTCTATGTTTTAATTAGTCAGCACCCTATATAAAACATAGAAAAAATCACacacatatgagagagagagagagagagagataatttagtagtagtagtagtaggtaCTAGCTCGTACCTGCTTGACAACTCAGTAGATTTTCTGCACATATAATTGGAGAAATGGGTGACTTgttcttccatctctctctctctctctctctctctctacagtgAATGAGTGCCTATGGCTATGGACATTAATTTATGACTACATTATTATTGCAAATTATATAGGAAATTTACTGAAAAAAATTAGTTAGGAGAGAGATAAGATTAGTTTTGTATTTAAAAGCTATGGAAATAACTTGGTTCTTCAAAATCTTGTCAAACAAGGGGCTGTTTGAATATAAGATTGATATTGCTTATCAAGACAGCTTGATGTTACAGATAACAGACTTCTAACTTCGAATTTCTTTTATCATTCTTCAGTCAAATTGTCAGCCGGGAAagacaaaaagacaaaaagacaaaatatatatattttttaaactttCGTTGAAAGATTTTTTGTGACTAATTCCTCATTCATTTCTCTATTTAATAGTGACATCTGGTTTCCATatatagattttattttggggAGACAAAATAGATGATCAGAAACAATTCCTTactttatatatataagagGTTAAGATGTAACTAAtagaattaaaataattatcaAAATGTGTACAATGACTTCcctcctcaatttttttttttagttgaggATCTAGCTGAAGCTTGCGCATAGATTACCACATGTACATACACACTAGTAGTTATGCTAATTgatttactttaatttgtttcaaACCTAAGATCCCTATGATAGAAAATGCATCTTACATAACATGGAGAATACACACTAACATGCAAATTAATACAGAGATGAGTGTTTAAGCATGTCTAGATCT is a genomic window of Macadamia integrifolia cultivar HAES 741 chromosome 13, SCU_Mint_v3, whole genome shotgun sequence containing:
- the LOC122059471 gene encoding probable WRKY transcription factor 14 produces the protein MCSLSWQRMENYQGDLADIVRAGAGSSGSSTNNPISDWQFPTEPTNFQSSPTLEEQLTDDFGDPFSSSRDPLLHELGISGSSFFDHSNSNTGLVKMNVHQESHSVTSSLLAQKILDEEMRPCNILSRMLQISSNTKIPVSPGNISTMVTSSPRGIKSSSLVAGDILRVNSSTGGSLENGGVQISSPRNPGIKRRKSQAKKVVCIPAPAAGNSRPTGEVVPSDLWAWRKYGQKPIKGSPYPRGYYRCSSSKGCSARKQVERSRTDPNMLVITYTSEHNHPWPTQRNALAGSTRSQPTKNSAASKSSPSSQTPKSTNLKEEQKENNTDSVPLPHIVPGGSAASMAVKEEETESDKAVEMMDDSEFNQGLHQSYRPAPPDSNQSDDFFADLAELEPDPLNLLLSQGFSAGKMDEGRENKALDPFSLFDWTGNN